In Girardinichthys multiradiatus isolate DD_20200921_A chromosome 18, DD_fGirMul_XY1, whole genome shotgun sequence, a single window of DNA contains:
- the LOC124883828 gene encoding nucleotidyltransferase MB21D2, producing the protein MPSFTLAGAFIMKAMVAAASGACVCVARLGSARLGPDQTNGSNSCTENLQGGTMAAPALSGRTGSVGSLGNSPTSTAAGRLPHGGSGPELDFRSAARMEDLNRLIQDFSKHDQREYDDQRALEIHTAKDFIFSMLGMVQKLDQKLPVANEYLLLSGGIREGVVDMDLDELSVYARGTDYDMDFTLLVPALKLHDRNQPVTLDMRHSALGHSWLSLRLFDEGTINKWKDCCTIVDHINGTTNYFFSPTLVADWFYQSISLVLLEVQKKPQRGMPRVEKVERNGTIISVILGVGSSRMLYDIIPVVSFKGWPAVAQSWLMENHFWDGKITEEEVISGFYLVPACSYKGRKENEWRLSFARSEVQLKKCISSSLMQAYQACKAIIIKLLSRPKAISPYHLRSIMLWACDRLPANYLAQDDFSAHFLLGLIDDLQHCLVNKMCPNYFIPQCNMLEHLSDETAMLHARKLCSVRSDPAEHLRTTIEHAKAANRLTVELQWRGSSTNLPSPQSDAGGENQPDDRLAKKLQQLVTENPGKSISVFINPDDVTRPHFRIDDKFF; encoded by the exons atgccCTCCTTCACGCTGGCTGGGGCTTTTATTATGAAGGCGATGGTAGCAGCTGCTTCCGGCGCTTGTGTTTGTGTGGCTCGGCTTGGCTCGGCTCGACTCGGCCCAGATCAGACCAACGGCAGCAACAGCTGTACTGAGAACCTGCAGGGAGGAACCATGGCGGCTCCAGCTCTTTCCGGTCGGACCGGTTCGGTGGGAAGTCTCGGTAACAGCCCCACATCCACGGCCGCTGGGAGGCTACCCCACGGGGGCTCCGGGCCCGAGCTGGACTTTAGGTCCGCGGCCCGCATGGAGGACCTGAACCGGCTCATCCAGGATTTCAGCAAGCACGACCAGCGGGAGTACGACGACCAGCGGGCTCTGGAGATCCACACGGCCAAGGACTTCATCTTCTCCATGCTGG GAATGGTTCAGAAACTGGACCAGAAGCTCCCTGTCGCCAATGAGTACCTGCTCCTTTCTGGAGGCATTCGGGAAGGTGTGGTGGACATGGACCTGGATGAACTGAGCGTCTACGCCCGCGGCACAGACTACGACATGGACTTCACTCTGTTGGTCCCTGCACTCAAACTCCACGACCGTAACCAGCCGGTGACCCTGGACATGAGGCATTCAGCGCTGGGCCACTCCTGGCTCAGCCTCCGGCTCTTTGACGAAGGAACCATCAACAAGTGGAAGGACTGCTGCACTATTGTCGACCACATCAACGGGACCACTAACTACTTCTTCTCCCCAACACTGGTAGCCGACTGGTTCTACCAGTCCATCTCTCTTGTGCTGCTGGAGGTGCAGAAGAAGCCACAGAGAGGGATGCCAAGGGTGGAGAAGGTAGAGCGAAACGGGACCATCATTTCTGTTATCCTGGGTGTCGGCAGCAGCCGGATGCTCTACGACATCATCCCCGTGGTGTCGTTTAAAGGCTGGCCGGCAGTGGCTCAGAGCTGGCTGATGGAAAACCACTTCTGGGACGGGAAGATCACAGAGGAGGAGGTCATTAGCGGCTTCTACCTTGTCCCCGCCTGCTCCTACAAAGGTCGCAAGGAGAACGAATGGCGACTGTCATTCGCCCGCAGCGAGGTGCAGCTGAAGAAGTGCATCTCATCGAGCCTGATGCAGGCGTACCAGGCCTGCAAGGCCATCATCATCAAGCTGCTGTCCCGGCCCAAAGCCATTAGTCCCTACCACCTgcgcagcatcatgctgtgggcctgcGACCGTCTCCCCGCCAACTACCTGGCTCAGGATGACTTCTCCGCCCACTTCCTGCTGGGCCTGATTGACGACTTGCAGCACTGTCTCGTCAACAAGATGTGTCCCAACTACTTCATTCCTCAATGCAACATGTTGGAGCACCTGTCTGACGAAACAGCCATGCTGCACGCCCGCAAACTGTGCTCGGTGCGCTCTGACCCAGCTGAGCACCTTCGCACCACCATCGAGCACGCCAAGGCCGCCAATAGGTTGACGGTGGAACTGCAGTGGCGAGGCAGCTCCACCAACCTGCCCTCGCCGCAGTCCGACGCCGGCGGTGAGAACCAGCCTGACGATCGGTTGGCCAAGAAGCTTCAGCAGCTGGTGACAGAGAATCCCGGAAAGTCCATCTCGGTGTTCATCAATCCAGACGACGTCACGCGGCCACACTTCCGCATCGACGACAAGTTCTTCTGA
- the LOC124883829 gene encoding presenilins-associated rhomboid-like protein, mitochondrial isoform X2, with protein sequence MAWRSCSVLCRLTGGEPFLCSVRGGRWPDSFQQRCGFKKAARKPEPKKPEDPVPAHTEPSEAVVQNQVPIQTPFNSAPTFSRLVRPFLFTVGFTGCSFGSAAIWQYESLKSRVQGYFSELRADWLEKVRPQKRGDVRKEINQWWNSLTEGQKTVTGIIAANALVFCCWRVPSLQRFMVRYFTSNPASKSLCSPMLLSTFSHFSFFHMAANMYVLWSFSSSAVSMLGREQFMAVYLSAGVISTFVSYVCKMATGRFGLSLGASGAIMTVLAAVCTKIPEAKLAIIFLPMFTFTASNALKAIVAMDTAGLVLGWKFFDHAAHLGGALFGIWYILFGHELIWKNREPFVKLWHELRTRSSGGGGPGGAA encoded by the exons ATGGCCTGGAGAAGCTGCTCGGTCCTCTGCAGACTGACCGGAGGAGAGCCGTTCCTGTGTTCCGTGAGGGGAGGCAG GTGGCCTGACAGCTTCCAGCAGAGATGTGGCTTCAAAAAAGCCGCCagaaaaccagaaccaaaaaaGCCAGAGGATCCGGTTCCAGCTCACACTGAGCCCTCTGAGGCTGTGGTCCAGAACCAGGTCCCCATACAGACTCCCTTCAACTCCGCCCCAACTTTCAGCCGACTCGTCAGGCCATTCCTCTTCACCGTGGGG TTTACAGGCTGCTCCTTCGGCTCAGCAGCCATCTGGCAGTATGAGTCACTCAAATCTCGAGTACAGGGGTACTTCAGCGAGCTGcgagctgattggttggagaaGGTGCGACCTCAGAAACGAGGAGATGTCCGCAAAGAG ATCAACCAATGGTGGAACAGCCTGACTGAGGGCCAGAAGACGGTCACAG GAATCATAGCTGCGAATGCTCTGGTATTCTGCTGCTGGAGGGTTCCCTCCCTGCAGCGCTTCATGGTCAGATACTTCACCTCCAACCCAGCCTCCA AGTCCCTCTGCTCTCCGATGCTCCTCTCCACCTTCAGCCACTTCTCCTTCTTCCACATGGCTGCCAACATGTACGTCCTCTGGAGCTTCTCCAGCAGCGCCGTCTCCATGCTGGGCAGAGAGCAGTTCATGGCCGTCTACCTGTCTGCAG GTGTTATCTCTACGTTTGTTAGCTATGTTTGTAAGATGGCCACAGGGAGGTTCGGTCTGTCTCTTGGAGCG TCCGGAGCCATCATGACCGTCCTGGCTGCTGTTTGCACCAAAATACCCGAAGCCAAACTGGCCATCATCTTCCTCCCCATgttcaccttcaccgcctccaac GCTCTGAAGGCCATCGTTGCCATGGATACAGCAGGTTTGGTGCTGGGATGGAAGTTCTTTGACCACGCTGCTCATTTAGGAGGAGCCTTGTTTGGGAT ATGGTACATCCTGTTTGGCCACGAGTTGATCTGGAAGAACCGAGAACCTTTCGTCAAACTTTGGCACGAGCTGAGAACCCGGAGCAGTGGCGGCGGCGGTCCAGGCGGTGCGGCGTAG
- the LOC124883829 gene encoding presenilins-associated rhomboid-like protein, mitochondrial isoform X1, which translates to MAWRSCSVLCRLTGGEPFLCSVRGGSRWPDSFQQRCGFKKAARKPEPKKPEDPVPAHTEPSEAVVQNQVPIQTPFNSAPTFSRLVRPFLFTVGFTGCSFGSAAIWQYESLKSRVQGYFSELRADWLEKVRPQKRGDVRKEINQWWNSLTEGQKTVTGIIAANALVFCCWRVPSLQRFMVRYFTSNPASKSLCSPMLLSTFSHFSFFHMAANMYVLWSFSSSAVSMLGREQFMAVYLSAGVISTFVSYVCKMATGRFGLSLGASGAIMTVLAAVCTKIPEAKLAIIFLPMFTFTASNALKAIVAMDTAGLVLGWKFFDHAAHLGGALFGIWYILFGHELIWKNREPFVKLWHELRTRSSGGGGPGGAA; encoded by the exons ATGGCCTGGAGAAGCTGCTCGGTCCTCTGCAGACTGACCGGAGGAGAGCCGTTCCTGTGTTCCGTGAGGGGAGGCAG CAGGTGGCCTGACAGCTTCCAGCAGAGATGTGGCTTCAAAAAAGCCGCCagaaaaccagaaccaaaaaaGCCAGAGGATCCGGTTCCAGCTCACACTGAGCCCTCTGAGGCTGTGGTCCAGAACCAGGTCCCCATACAGACTCCCTTCAACTCCGCCCCAACTTTCAGCCGACTCGTCAGGCCATTCCTCTTCACCGTGGGG TTTACAGGCTGCTCCTTCGGCTCAGCAGCCATCTGGCAGTATGAGTCACTCAAATCTCGAGTACAGGGGTACTTCAGCGAGCTGcgagctgattggttggagaaGGTGCGACCTCAGAAACGAGGAGATGTCCGCAAAGAG ATCAACCAATGGTGGAACAGCCTGACTGAGGGCCAGAAGACGGTCACAG GAATCATAGCTGCGAATGCTCTGGTATTCTGCTGCTGGAGGGTTCCCTCCCTGCAGCGCTTCATGGTCAGATACTTCACCTCCAACCCAGCCTCCA AGTCCCTCTGCTCTCCGATGCTCCTCTCCACCTTCAGCCACTTCTCCTTCTTCCACATGGCTGCCAACATGTACGTCCTCTGGAGCTTCTCCAGCAGCGCCGTCTCCATGCTGGGCAGAGAGCAGTTCATGGCCGTCTACCTGTCTGCAG GTGTTATCTCTACGTTTGTTAGCTATGTTTGTAAGATGGCCACAGGGAGGTTCGGTCTGTCTCTTGGAGCG TCCGGAGCCATCATGACCGTCCTGGCTGCTGTTTGCACCAAAATACCCGAAGCCAAACTGGCCATCATCTTCCTCCCCATgttcaccttcaccgcctccaac GCTCTGAAGGCCATCGTTGCCATGGATACAGCAGGTTTGGTGCTGGGATGGAAGTTCTTTGACCACGCTGCTCATTTAGGAGGAGCCTTGTTTGGGAT ATGGTACATCCTGTTTGGCCACGAGTTGATCTGGAAGAACCGAGAACCTTTCGTCAAACTTTGGCACGAGCTGAGAACCCGGAGCAGTGGCGGCGGCGGTCCAGGCGGTGCGGCGTAG
- the LOC124883830 gene encoding claudin-1-like isoform X1, whose product MAVCLQVLGLILGIVSWCLQSSSTSSLKWKVRSQAETVTSSSWQFEGLWMSCAATSLGSVQCSRFKTVLGLPAHLQACRALMIISLILGLASIVVTVLGLKCTKIGRTSEKVKEQIALSGGLLFILSGVFSLVAVSWYAARVINDFYDPFHSGMKFELGTGLFLGWTASGLAILGGSLLCYTCRRSSSTPPARQFSFYSNTSGGQSIYKAAPAFENSSSKAYV is encoded by the exons ATGGCGGTGTGCCTCCAGGTTCTGGGTCTGATTCTGGGCATTGTGTCCTGGTGTCTCCAGTCCAGCTCTACCTCCTCTCTGAAGTGGAAGGTGCGGAGTCAGGCGGAGACGGTCACCTCCAGCTCGTGGCAGTTTGAAGGTCTGTGGATGAGCTGCGCCGCCACGTCACTGGGGTCCGTTCAGTGCAGCAGGTTTAAGACGGTTCTGGGCCTTCCTG CTCACCTGCAGGCCTGCAGAGCTCTGATGATCATATCTCTGATCCTCGGCCTCGCCTCCATCGTGGTCACCGTGCTCGGACTCAAGTGCACAAAGATTGGCAGGACGTCTGAGAAGGTCAAAGAGCAGATCGCGCTGAGTGGAGGGCTCCTGTTCATTCTTTCTG GTGTCTTCAGCCTGGTCGCAGTCTCCTGGTACGCTGCCAGAGTCATCAACGACTTCTACGACCCATTCCACAGTGGAATGAA GTTTGAACTGGGAACTGGTCTGTTTCTGGGCTGGACGGCCTCTGGTCTGGCCATACTGGGGGGATCTCTGCTCTGTTACACCTGCAGGAGGAGCTCCTCCACCCCCCCTGCGAG GCAgttttccttctactccaaCACCAGCGGAGGTCAGAGCATCTACAAAGCAGCTCCAGCCTTTGAAAACAGCAGCTCCAAAGCTTACGTTTGA
- the LOC124883830 gene encoding claudin-19-like isoform X2, translating into MAVCLQVLGLILGIVSWCLQSSSTSSLKWKVRSQAETVTSSSWQFEGLWMSCAATSLGSVQCSRFKTVLGLPAHLQACRALMIISLILGLASIVVTVLGLKCTKIGRTSEKVKEQIALSGGLLFILSGVFSLVAVSWFELGTGLFLGWTASGLAILGGSLLCYTCRRSSSTPPARQFSFYSNTSGGQSIYKAAPAFENSSSKAYV; encoded by the exons ATGGCGGTGTGCCTCCAGGTTCTGGGTCTGATTCTGGGCATTGTGTCCTGGTGTCTCCAGTCCAGCTCTACCTCCTCTCTGAAGTGGAAGGTGCGGAGTCAGGCGGAGACGGTCACCTCCAGCTCGTGGCAGTTTGAAGGTCTGTGGATGAGCTGCGCCGCCACGTCACTGGGGTCCGTTCAGTGCAGCAGGTTTAAGACGGTTCTGGGCCTTCCTG CTCACCTGCAGGCCTGCAGAGCTCTGATGATCATATCTCTGATCCTCGGCCTCGCCTCCATCGTGGTCACCGTGCTCGGACTCAAGTGCACAAAGATTGGCAGGACGTCTGAGAAGGTCAAAGAGCAGATCGCGCTGAGTGGAGGGCTCCTGTTCATTCTTTCTG GTGTCTTCAGCCTGGTCGCAGTCTCCTG GTTTGAACTGGGAACTGGTCTGTTTCTGGGCTGGACGGCCTCTGGTCTGGCCATACTGGGGGGATCTCTGCTCTGTTACACCTGCAGGAGGAGCTCCTCCACCCCCCCTGCGAG GCAgttttccttctactccaaCACCAGCGGAGGTCAGAGCATCTACAAAGCAGCTCCAGCCTTTGAAAACAGCAGCTCCAAAGCTTACGTTTGA